In Pseudoalteromonas marina, a genomic segment contains:
- a CDS encoding nitrate reductase: METLNTCSNTPLLKQTTCAYCGVGCGVDISLLNNTPTKLEGTREHPANFGRLCVKGTHLLDTTGSDNRLTSPLIDNEPASWDTATDYVANKFNAIIKEHGPESVAFYVSGQLLTEDYYVANKLMKGYIGSGNIDTNSRLCMSSAVAGYKRAFGEDVVPCTYDDLEQTELLILIGSNAAWTHPVLYQRMERAKKLNPNMKVVVIDPRKTDTAELADTFLNIKPGSDAALYNGLLTYLSEHNYLDTQFINAHTNGFETALVEAKKWSVKAVSDFCDIDAQLVSDFYALFAQSPTTISFYSMGINQSSSGVDKCNAIINAHLASGKLLKPGCGPFSITGQPNAMGGREVGGLANQLAAHLDIENDAHQQLVQRFWQSPTIAKKAGCNAIDMFDEIAKGKIKAIWVMATNPMVSLPNNAAIQYALEQCELVVVSDCIAKSDTLKFANVAFPSTGWGEKNGTVTNSERRISRQRPLVEPFSGAKNDWQIMCLVAKKMGFEGFDFTDPSGIFEEWAQLTDFENNGDRLLNLSALVGLSQQQYDNLKPVMWPALKNEPYKNGQVFVNNQFSTADKKARFIPITPRLPVQQTSSDYPFVMNSGRIRDQWHTMSRTGKSTALSTHITRPYIEINPIDASKLNIKANDLITANAKTGQVTAHAKVTDAVRKGECFMPIHWNKQFASSATVSGLYQSVVDPISGQPECKHGAVDLVKAQFAQYMQIFSKAELKITSDFWLKVNASNCVNYQLALNEPQNDLLYYCQTLTGLQGQWSAMGSAKAMHIQCIQNEQLVFVVVVSLAQKDISLEWINHLFAEPLITFSQLQSLLYAMPDEEFTQGAQVCSCFKVREQPIINAIKCGENTVEKLGSKLKCGTNCGSCKTQLSQLIKQHTTQNANSIDVAVEM, translated from the coding sequence ATGGAAACATTAAACACTTGTTCAAACACGCCTTTGCTTAAACAAACTACCTGCGCTTATTGTGGTGTAGGCTGTGGGGTTGATATTTCATTATTAAATAATACCCCAACAAAGCTTGAAGGCACGCGCGAGCACCCCGCTAATTTTGGCCGTTTGTGTGTTAAAGGCACCCACCTGCTTGACACCACCGGCAGTGATAACCGCTTAACATCACCCCTTATTGATAACGAACCCGCCAGCTGGGATACGGCAACTGATTACGTTGCCAATAAATTTAACGCCATTATTAAAGAGCATGGGCCGGAATCTGTTGCGTTTTATGTATCGGGGCAGTTACTTACTGAAGATTACTACGTTGCCAATAAATTAATGAAAGGCTACATAGGCTCAGGCAATATAGATACAAACTCAAGGCTGTGTATGTCATCGGCGGTTGCCGGTTATAAACGTGCGTTTGGTGAGGACGTAGTACCATGTACCTACGACGATTTAGAGCAAACTGAGCTACTTATTTTAATTGGCTCAAATGCAGCTTGGACTCATCCGGTGCTTTACCAGCGTATGGAGCGCGCAAAAAAGCTTAATCCAAACATGAAAGTAGTGGTTATCGACCCGCGAAAAACCGATACAGCCGAACTTGCCGATACCTTTTTAAATATAAAACCAGGCAGCGACGCAGCACTTTATAACGGCTTACTTACTTATTTAAGTGAACATAACTATTTAGATACACAATTTATAAACGCGCATACAAACGGCTTTGAAACAGCGCTTGTAGAGGCGAAAAAGTGGAGTGTAAAAGCGGTCAGTGACTTTTGTGATATTGATGCGCAGCTAGTCAGTGACTTTTACGCCTTATTTGCACAAAGCCCAACCACTATTAGTTTTTATTCAATGGGTATTAACCAATCAAGCTCAGGGGTTGATAAGTGTAATGCCATTATAAATGCGCATTTAGCGTCTGGTAAATTGTTAAAACCTGGATGTGGTCCGTTTTCAATAACTGGGCAACCTAATGCAATGGGTGGGCGTGAAGTAGGTGGCTTGGCAAATCAATTAGCAGCACATTTAGACATTGAAAACGACGCGCATCAACAGTTAGTGCAGCGTTTTTGGCAATCACCAACAATAGCTAAAAAAGCAGGGTGTAATGCGATTGATATGTTTGATGAAATCGCCAAAGGAAAAATAAAAGCTATTTGGGTAATGGCAACCAATCCAATGGTAAGCCTACCTAATAACGCAGCCATACAATATGCACTTGAGCAATGTGAGCTGGTGGTTGTGTCTGACTGTATTGCCAAAAGTGATACGCTAAAATTTGCTAATGTGGCGTTTCCCTCAACAGGATGGGGCGAAAAAAACGGCACAGTAACTAACTCAGAGCGCAGAATATCAAGGCAACGCCCGCTAGTTGAGCCTTTCTCAGGAGCTAAAAACGATTGGCAAATAATGTGCTTAGTTGCCAAAAAAATGGGCTTTGAAGGATTTGATTTTACAGACCCAAGTGGCATTTTTGAAGAATGGGCACAACTGACTGATTTTGAAAATAACGGTGATAGGCTATTAAATTTATCAGCCTTGGTAGGGCTTTCGCAGCAGCAGTACGATAACTTAAAACCAGTTATGTGGCCGGCACTAAAAAATGAGCCATACAAAAACGGGCAGGTTTTTGTTAATAATCAATTTAGCACCGCAGATAAAAAAGCCCGCTTTATACCTATAACGCCCAGACTTCCTGTGCAACAAACGTCAAGCGATTACCCGTTTGTAATGAACTCAGGGCGAATACGCGATCAGTGGCATACAATGAGTCGCACCGGAAAAAGTACAGCCCTTTCTACTCATATAACGCGCCCATATATTGAAATAAACCCCATAGATGCCAGCAAATTAAACATAAAAGCAAACGATTTAATAACTGCCAATGCTAAAACTGGGCAGGTTACGGCTCATGCAAAAGTGACGGATGCTGTGCGTAAAGGCGAATGTTTTATGCCTATTCATTGGAACAAGCAATTTGCCTCATCCGCTACGGTAAGTGGGCTCTATCAATCGGTTGTTGACCCTATTTCGGGCCAGCCTGAATGTAAGCATGGTGCTGTTGATTTAGTTAAAGCGCAATTTGCTCAGTACATGCAAATTTTTAGCAAAGCAGAGCTTAAAATAACCAGTGATTTTTGGCTTAAAGTTAACGCAAGTAATTGTGTTAACTACCAGTTAGCGCTCAATGAGCCGCAAAATGATTTGCTTTATTATTGCCAAACACTGACAGGGTTACAAGGGCAGTGGTCGGCAATGGGCAGTGCAAAAGCCATGCATATTCAATGTATTCAAAACGAGCAGTTAGTGTTTGTTGTGGTTGTTTCGTTAGCTCAAAAAGACATATCACTTGAGTGGATAAATCATTTATTTGCAGAGCCTTTAATAACCTTTAGCCAATTACAGTCATTGTTGTATGCCATGCCCGATGAAGAATTTACCCAAGGCGCGCAAGTATGTAGTTGCTTTAAAGTTCGCGAGCAACCCATTATAAACGCCATTAAATGTGGTGAAAATACAGTAGAAAAATTGGGGTCTAAACTAAAGTGCGGCACTAACTGTGGTTCGTGTAAAACCCAGTTAAGCCAATTAATAAAGCAGCATACTACGCAAAACGCTAACAGTATTGATGTTGCAGTTGAAATGTAA
- the moaA gene encoding GTP 3',8-cyclase MoaA — MLNDQFGRQFNYLRLSITDVCNFSCTYCLPNGYQCDTPRNFLNKNEINTLVNAFASLGTKKVRITGGEPCLRSDVTDIIKQCKNTPGIEKVAITTNGFNLFNKIDEFYSAGLDALNISIDSLNPSMFKLITGHDKLTHILKGIDRAIELGIKDIKINAVLAKQFNKNQLNDFLDWVKHKKVTVRFIELMETGNGATFFEQNHLSGQSVKTQLLAQGWLQVVRGKLNGPAEEFCHPDFEGRIGLIMPYSKDFCKSCNRLRVSSLGKLHLCLFAEQGIDLRPHLNAQDMPATVNAIQAAMGNKTISHELDKRLTGATTHLAMLGG, encoded by the coding sequence ATGCTTAATGATCAATTTGGTCGGCAGTTTAACTATTTGCGCCTCTCAATTACCGATGTGTGTAACTTTAGTTGCACCTATTGTTTACCAAACGGGTATCAGTGCGATACCCCGCGTAACTTTTTAAATAAAAATGAAATAAACACCTTAGTAAATGCATTTGCTTCACTTGGCACAAAAAAAGTGCGCATTACGGGCGGTGAGCCGTGTTTACGCAGTGACGTAACCGATATTATAAAGCAGTGTAAAAACACCCCAGGCATAGAAAAAGTCGCCATAACAACCAATGGTTTTAACTTATTTAATAAAATTGATGAGTTTTACAGCGCTGGCCTAGATGCGCTAAACATTAGTATAGATAGCTTAAACCCGAGCATGTTTAAATTAATTACAGGACACGACAAGCTAACCCATATTTTAAAAGGGATAGACCGGGCAATTGAGCTGGGCATAAAAGATATAAAAATAAATGCAGTGCTGGCTAAGCAATTTAATAAAAACCAATTAAATGATTTTTTAGACTGGGTAAAACATAAAAAAGTAACGGTACGCTTTATTGAATTAATGGAAACAGGTAATGGTGCCACCTTTTTTGAACAAAACCATTTAAGCGGGCAAAGTGTTAAAACGCAGCTTTTAGCACAAGGTTGGTTACAGGTAGTAAGAGGTAAATTAAACGGCCCTGCAGAAGAGTTTTGTCATCCTGATTTTGAGGGGCGCATTGGCTTAATTATGCCCTACAGTAAAGACTTTTGTAAAAGCTGTAACCGATTAAGAGTATCGTCATTAGGCAAATTGCATTTGTGCTTGTTTGCCGAGCAAGGGATAGATTTACGCCCGCATTTAAATGCGCAAGATATGCCAGCCACTGTAAATGCAATTCAAGCAGCAATGGGCAATAAAACCATTAGCCATGAGCTTGATAAGCGCTTAACGGGCGCCACAACCCATTTAGCAATGTTAGGCGGCTAA
- a CDS encoding molybdenum cofactor guanylyltransferase gives MSDKAVFMGVVLAGGQSSRMGSDKANLILKNKTLLQNARELLTAAGASDVLISRNVQSATAQYIPDIYPGSGPLGGIYSTLMVTEQDILITAVDMPLLTCTLLSQIASAGSDNSHFQTNQPQIHAWHFENEPLPLYIRNTQSVKRHLKQLLINANSHKSIKQFTRSIGVQTLKCNKAHALVNTNTPAQFKAVNEQFDQHKPNLLRRTL, from the coding sequence ATGAGTGATAAGGCTGTATTCATGGGCGTTGTACTCGCTGGTGGGCAATCATCCAGAATGGGCAGCGATAAAGCCAACCTAATTTTAAAAAATAAAACATTACTGCAAAATGCACGTGAGTTATTAACAGCAGCAGGAGCAAGTGATGTACTTATAAGCCGTAATGTACAAAGTGCTACTGCGCAATATATACCTGACATATACCCAGGCTCTGGCCCACTTGGAGGGATTTATTCAACTTTAATGGTGACAGAGCAAGATATACTTATAACCGCTGTTGATATGCCATTGCTTACTTGCACGTTATTATCGCAAATTGCATCTGCAGGAAGCGATAATTCCCACTTTCAAACAAATCAGCCACAAATACATGCGTGGCACTTTGAAAATGAACCGTTACCCCTGTATATTCGTAACACCCAAAGCGTTAAACGTCATTTAAAACAATTACTCATAAACGCAAATAGTCATAAATCAATTAAACAGTTTACCCGTAGTATTGGTGTGCAAACGCTAAAATGTAATAAAGCGCACGCACTTGTTAATACCAATACACCGGCGCAATTTAAAGCTGTTAACGAGCAATTTGACCAACACAAACCTAATTTATTGAGAAGAACCCTATGA
- the moaB gene encoding molybdenum cofactor biosynthesis protein B: protein MSHTTESQIALNIAVMTVSDTRDEITDTSGHYLIKALTEAGHHLADKDIVKDDVYQMRAVASQWIADDTIHAILVTGGTGFTERDSTPEAFAPLFDKSVDGFGELFRHISYGEIGNSTIQSRALAGLANNTVIFCMPGSTGACKTAWTGIIKDQLDSMHKPCNFAPHITIGKKCESREQ, encoded by the coding sequence ATGAGCCACACAACTGAGTCACAAATTGCATTAAACATTGCCGTAATGACAGTAAGCGATACACGCGATGAAATTACGGATACTTCAGGCCATTATTTAATTAAAGCCCTTACTGAAGCAGGCCATCACTTAGCGGATAAAGACATAGTTAAAGATGATGTTTACCAAATGCGAGCAGTTGCATCGCAGTGGATTGCCGATGACACCATTCACGCTATTTTAGTAACCGGTGGTACGGGCTTTACCGAGCGCGACTCAACACCAGAGGCATTTGCACCGCTGTTTGATAAAAGCGTAGATGGATTTGGAGAGCTATTTAGACATATTTCGTACGGTGAAATTGGTAACTCAACTATTCAATCGCGTGCGTTGGCAGGCCTTGCCAATAACACCGTTATTTTTTGTATGCCAGGCTCTACGGGTGCATGTAAAACAGCCTGGACAGGTATTATAAAAGATCAATTAGACTCAATGCACAAGCCATGTAACTTTGCCCCGCATATTACTATTGGTAAGAAGTGCGAATCGCGAGAGCAATAA
- the moaC gene encoding cyclic pyranopterin monophosphate synthase MoaC — MLSHVDENGQANMVDVSLKEVTLRDASAEAYIKMSKQAFEQVLLNQNKKGDVLGVARIAGIQGAKKCADLIPLCHPLALSKVAVDFELDEAHSQIKATSYCKLAGKTGVEMEALTAVSVATLTLFDMCKAADPLMEIHGMRVTQKAGGKHGSWQRD, encoded by the coding sequence ATGCTGAGCCACGTAGATGAAAACGGCCAAGCAAACATGGTTGATGTATCGCTAAAAGAGGTCACTCTACGCGATGCATCTGCCGAGGCCTACATTAAAATGAGCAAACAGGCTTTTGAGCAAGTGTTGCTTAATCAAAATAAAAAAGGTGACGTGCTAGGCGTAGCCCGAATCGCGGGTATTCAGGGCGCTAAAAAGTGCGCTGATTTAATTCCGCTTTGTCATCCGCTTGCACTGAGTAAAGTAGCCGTTGATTTTGAGCTTGATGAAGCACATAGCCAAATTAAAGCCACCAGTTACTGTAAATTAGCAGGTAAAACGGGCGTTGAAATGGAAGCACTCACCGCTGTATCTGTGGCGACCCTTACACTATTTGATATGTGTAAAGCCGCCGATCCGCTTATGGAAATACACGGTATGCGTGTAACGCAAAAAGCAGGGGGCAAGCATGGCAGCTGGCAGCGAGACTAA
- a CDS encoding MoaD/ThiS family protein yields MAAGSETNLNDTNAAAGHVIVLFFGQLKERLKCDKLTVDIAHTLSIKAFKHMLVEQNPHWQAWLEERDVLCALNQTMSSSDELVKAGDELAFFPPVTGG; encoded by the coding sequence ATGGCAGCTGGCAGCGAGACTAATTTAAATGATACGAATGCAGCTGCAGGGCATGTTATCGTACTTTTTTTTGGCCAACTAAAAGAGCGGCTAAAGTGCGACAAGTTAACCGTTGATATAGCGCATACCCTTAGCATTAAAGCGTTTAAACACATGTTGGTTGAGCAAAACCCACATTGGCAGGCATGGCTTGAAGAACGTGATGTATTGTGTGCGCTTAATCAAACTATGTCATCAAGCGATGAGCTTGTAAAAGCAGGGGATGAACTTGCTTTTTTCCCACCCGTTACAGGTGGCTAA
- the moaE gene encoding molybdopterin synthase catalytic subunit MoaE has translation MSISINVQTQDFSVGEQHDALCSNNKSDGAVVTFTGLVREFSSGDNVIALELEHYPGMTEQLLQSIAEQAQTRWQLARISIIHRVGYLALGEQIVFVGVTSRHRQAAFEGAQFIMDYLKNHATFWKKEHFKDSSNWVEFKQSDKQALNKWQSIEQDAIK, from the coding sequence ATGAGTATAAGCATTAACGTACAAACGCAGGATTTTTCAGTAGGCGAGCAACATGACGCACTTTGTAGCAATAACAAAAGTGATGGTGCCGTAGTGACGTTTACAGGGCTGGTGCGAGAATTTAGCAGCGGCGATAACGTAATTGCCCTTGAGCTTGAACACTACCCAGGTATGACTGAGCAACTACTGCAATCGATAGCCGAGCAAGCACAAACACGCTGGCAACTTGCTCGCATAAGTATTATTCATCGAGTCGGTTATTTAGCCCTTGGTGAGCAAATTGTATTTGTTGGCGTAACCAGCCGCCACCGCCAAGCCGCGTTTGAAGGCGCACAATTCATAATGGATTACTTAAAAAACCACGCCACGTTTTGGAAAAAAGAGCATTTTAAAGACTCCTCAAACTGGGTTGAGTTTAAACAGAGCGACAAGCAAGCACTAAATAAATGGCAAAGTATCGAACAGGATGCAATTAAGTAA
- a CDS encoding MOSC domain-containing protein → MHIISTNISKIKTVVHNGKEVKTGIFKTPTNEPVVIEKLNIIGDEQADLVNHGGIDKAVYAFSHNHYDYWKRTLKNDDLAVGAFGENFTISELDEKNIHIGDRIRVGNALLEVSQPRVPCFKLAIALNNKQSLKLFTQYYHTGVYFRVLEQGVAKTGDAVTIEHKAKHNISVKTLFQAFFDKHYPDYESVLLAALELPELALEWQTKIKKKLSLERHQ, encoded by the coding sequence ATGCATATAATCTCTACCAATATCTCTAAAATAAAAACGGTTGTGCATAACGGCAAAGAGGTCAAAACCGGTATTTTTAAAACGCCAACCAATGAGCCGGTTGTTATTGAAAAACTAAACATAATAGGTGATGAACAAGCCGATTTAGTTAATCACGGCGGTATTGATAAAGCGGTATATGCGTTTTCGCACAATCATTACGATTATTGGAAGCGCACCCTTAAAAATGATGATTTAGCTGTTGGTGCCTTTGGCGAAAACTTCACAATTTCAGAGCTTGATGAGAAAAATATTCATATAGGCGATCGTATTCGTGTAGGTAATGCACTGCTTGAGGTAAGCCAGCCCCGTGTGCCGTGCTTTAAATTGGCTATTGCACTTAATAATAAACAAAGCCTAAAACTGTTTACCCAGTATTACCACACGGGTGTTTATTTTAGAGTGCTTGAGCAAGGTGTTGCTAAAACAGGCGATGCCGTGACTATTGAACATAAAGCCAAACACAACATTTCGGTTAAAACGTTGTTTCAGGCGTTTTTTGATAAACACTACCCAGATTATGAAAGCGTATTATTAGCAGCACTTGAACTCCCCGAGCTTGCACTTGAGTGGCAAACTAAAATTAAAAAGAAGCTTTCATTAGAACGTCACCAATAA
- a CDS encoding nitrate- and nitrite sensing domain-containing protein yields MQTANPLTKQFLLAAKYQEIDALKQLQNSCASLTKLGDFVHQLQKERAMSNIFLASKSLQFNCELKEQITVTQTTQRYFYDSLKTTFITDTSLNGHSRLYNLISHSLQSLDALPSLRYQIANQNITPVHATQSFTNLIAGLLNIILEAADGANDPQVIRLLVAYFNFMQGKEYAGQERACGAQAFAESKFSCEQKQQLAHFMQEQENRFSFFSEYADNHLLKCYSSLIEHPVNKQVDQLRSLLQKLDDQNAQPLSQLSEVWYEVTTTRIDIMHKIEQNISDHLIDSAAMRIAGAQRKLNSNKQILSSLEQEYIPVSDGQLALKIGEPSNSAVSKLSSNKTMYDLILEQAQHIKQINQALLDAKQLISEQKVIHQAKYILIEQLKISEEHAHKQLQKQAMESHSSLYAVAKKIIELSECE; encoded by the coding sequence ATGCAAACAGCAAACCCTCTCACAAAACAATTTTTACTTGCGGCTAAATATCAAGAAATAGACGCGCTAAAACAATTACAAAATAGCTGTGCGTCGTTAACAAAATTAGGCGACTTTGTTCATCAATTGCAAAAAGAACGTGCTATGAGCAATATATTTTTAGCATCTAAAAGCCTACAATTTAATTGCGAGCTTAAAGAGCAAATAACGGTAACGCAAACGACCCAACGTTATTTTTATGACTCTTTAAAAACAACTTTTATTACCGACACCTCCTTGAATGGTCATTCGAGGCTGTATAATTTAATTTCTCATAGCTTGCAATCACTCGACGCATTACCCTCGCTTCGTTATCAAATAGCGAATCAAAATATTACACCCGTTCATGCTACCCAGTCATTTACAAACCTAATTGCCGGCTTGTTAAATATAATTTTAGAAGCAGCCGATGGTGCAAACGATCCGCAAGTTATTCGCCTTTTAGTGGCTTATTTTAACTTTATGCAAGGCAAAGAGTATGCAGGACAAGAGCGAGCCTGTGGCGCTCAAGCCTTTGCCGAAAGTAAGTTTTCATGCGAACAAAAACAGCAACTTGCTCATTTTATGCAAGAACAAGAAAACCGTTTTTCCTTCTTTAGTGAATACGCCGACAATCATTTATTAAAATGTTACTCATCACTTATAGAGCACCCGGTTAATAAACAAGTTGATCAACTAAGAAGCCTGCTACAAAAACTAGACGACCAAAATGCACAACCTTTATCTCAATTAAGTGAAGTGTGGTATGAGGTAACGACTACTCGCATCGATATAATGCATAAAATTGAGCAAAATATTAGCGACCATTTAATTGATAGCGCAGCGATGCGGATTGCTGGCGCTCAACGAAAGCTTAACTCAAACAAGCAAATATTAAGCTCACTAGAACAAGAGTATATTCCTGTATCAGATGGACAACTCGCTCTTAAAATAGGTGAGCCTTCAAATTCGGCGGTAAGTAAGCTGAGTAGTAATAAAACAATGTACGATTTAATACTTGAGCAAGCACAACATATAAAACAAATAAACCAAGCTTTATTAGATGCCAAACAGCTAATAAGCGAACAAAAAGTCATTCATCAAGCTAAATATATTTTAATAGAACAGTTAAAAATAAGTGAAGAGCACGCTCATAAACAGCTTCAAAAACAGGCAATGGAATCGCATAGTTCACTGTATGCAGTGGCTAAAAAAATAATTGAATTGAGTGAGTGTGAGTAA
- the cobA gene encoding uroporphyrinogen-III C-methyltransferase, which produces MSVLSYFSGVENIWLNKVINKLTNGVKFTDKKAKNGHVYIIGAGPGDAELITVKAQRLIQSADIILYDWLVSEDLLNTLPKKAQRVFVGKRAGKHSMSQANICDLLVKYAQQGLNVVRLKGGDPSIFARINEEADALTQNNISFAIVPGVTTACAASAYTGIPLTARDVARSVTFLTAQFADPKKLPNWQNYTFMQGKNNPTLVVYMGLSRLNELCKGLKSVGWPDNTSIALIENATTTNQKIITGSINDISNNESVATLMGPTLIIIGEVVNHTMNIDPALLVQHVNA; this is translated from the coding sequence ATGAGTGTGCTCTCTTATTTTTCAGGTGTTGAAAACATCTGGTTAAACAAAGTAATTAACAAGCTAACCAATGGGGTTAAGTTTACCGACAAAAAGGCTAAAAATGGCCATGTTTATATTATTGGTGCGGGCCCAGGCGATGCCGAGCTAATTACAGTTAAAGCTCAGCGATTAATTCAATCTGCCGATATTATTTTGTATGACTGGCTAGTAAGTGAAGATTTACTAAACACATTACCTAAAAAAGCACAGCGAGTATTCGTAGGCAAACGCGCTGGTAAACACTCTATGTCGCAAGCGAATATTTGTGATCTTTTAGTTAAGTATGCTCAACAAGGGTTAAATGTAGTGCGCTTAAAAGGCGGCGACCCGAGCATTTTTGCTCGTATAAATGAAGAAGCTGACGCGCTAACACAAAATAATATTAGTTTTGCAATTGTTCCTGGTGTGACAACCGCTTGCGCTGCATCGGCATATACAGGTATTCCCTTAACTGCTCGTGATGTAGCTCGCAGTGTAACTTTTTTAACCGCTCAATTTGCCGATCCTAAAAAGTTACCTAATTGGCAAAATTACACATTTATGCAAGGTAAAAACAACCCAACACTTGTTGTTTACATGGGGCTGAGTAGGCTTAACGAATTATGTAAAGGCTTAAAATCAGTAGGTTGGCCCGACAACACTTCTATTGCCTTAATAGAAAATGCAACAACAACTAACCAAAAAATAATAACAGGGTCTATTAACGATATATCGAATAATGAATCAGTAGCTACGTTAATGGGGCCAACGCTCATTATCATTGGTGAAGTAGTTAATCATACAATGAATATTGACCCAGCGCTTTTAGTGCAACATGTTAACGCTTAA
- the nirD gene encoding nitrite reductase small subunit NirD, whose product MSWHNIGTTDCLVANSGVCALVKNQQVAIFYLPQNKCPLFAVGNYDPIGKANVLSRGIIGSFSNKFVVASPLYKQHFCLETGQCLEDESIQVPVFDIKIEDGNVFINAEPKAIAAVA is encoded by the coding sequence ATGTCTTGGCATAATATTGGAACAACCGATTGCCTTGTTGCTAACAGCGGCGTATGCGCACTAGTTAAAAACCAACAAGTGGCTATTTTTTACCTACCACAAAATAAATGCCCTTTATTCGCAGTCGGTAACTATGATCCTATCGGCAAAGCGAATGTGTTATCGCGCGGAATTATTGGCTCTTTCAGTAATAAATTTGTTGTGGCTTCACCTTTATATAAACAGCATTTCTGTTTAGAAACAGGCCAATGTCTTGAAGATGAGTCAATTCAAGTCCCCGTGTTTGATATTAAAATTGAAGACGGCAACGTATTTATAAACGCTGAGCCTAAAGCAATAGCAGCTGTAGCTTAG